The Meles meles chromosome 12, mMelMel3.1 paternal haplotype, whole genome shotgun sequence genome includes a window with the following:
- the ADORA2A gene encoding adenosine receptor A2a: MPTMGSWVYITVELAIAVLAILGNVLVCWAVWLNSNLQNVTNYFVVSLAAADIAVGVLAIPFAITISMGFCAACHSCLFFACFVLVLTQSSIFSLLAIAIDRYIAIRIPLRYNGLVTGTRAKGIIAVCWVLSFAIGLTPMLGWNNCGQPKAGQNQSEVCGEGQVTCLFEDVVPMNYMVYYNFFACVLVPLLLMLGVYLRIFLAARRQLKQMESQPLPGERARSTLQKEVHAAKSLAIIVGLFALCWLPLHIINCFTFFCPQCRHAPPELMYLTIILSHTNSVVNPFIYAYRIREFRQTFRKIIRSHILRRREPFKAGGPSARALAAHGGDGEQISLRLNGHPPGVWANGSAPQPERRPNGYTLGLVSGGSAHEAQGDMGLPDVELLSHELKGACPESPGLEGPLAQDGAGVS; the protein is encoded by the exons ATGCCCACCATGGGCTCCTGGGTGTACATCACGGTGGAGCTGGCCATCGCCGTGCTGGCCATCCTGGGCAACGTGCTGGTGTGCTGGGCCGTGTGGCTGAACAGCAACCTGCAGAATGTCACCAACTACTTTGTGGTGTCCCTGGCGGCCGCCGACATTGCTGTGGGAGTCCTCGCCATCCCCTTCGCCATCACCATCAGCATGGGGTTCTGCGCTGCCTGCCACAGCTGCCTCTTCTTCGCCTGCTTTGTCCTGGTCCTCACGCAGAGCTCCATCTTCAGCCTCCTGGCCATCGCCATTGACCGCTACATCGCCATCCGCATCCCACTCCG GTACAATGGCTTGGTGACTGGCACAAGGGCCAAGGGCATCATTGCGGTCTGCTGGGTGCTGTCGTTTGCCATTGGCTTGACTCCCATGCTGGGCTGGAACAACTGTGGTCAGCCGAAGGCGGGCCAGAACCAGTCAGAGGTCTGCGGGGAGGGCCAGGTGACCTGTCTCTTCGAGGACGTGGTACCCATGAACTACATGGTGTACTACAACTTCTTTGCCTGTGTCCTGGTGCCCCTGCTGCTCATGCTGGGCGTGTACCTGCGGATCTTCTTGGCGGCCCGGCGGCAGCTGAAGCAGATGGAGAGCCAGCCTCTGCCGGGGGAGCGGGCTCGGTCCACGTTGCAGAAGGAGGTCCACGCAGCCAAGTCACTGGCCATCATCGTGGGGCTCTTCGCCCTCTGCTGGCTGCCTCTGCACATCATCAACTGCTTCACCTTCTTCTGCCCCCAGTGCAGACACGCCCCACCTGAGCTCATGTACCTGACCATCATCCTCTCCCACACCAATTCTGTTGTCAACCCCTTCATCTATGCCTACCGCATCCGGGAGTTCCGCCAGACCTTCCGCAAGATCATTCGCAGCCACATCCTCAGGCGGCGGGAGCCCTTCAAGGCGGGTGGCCCTAGTGCCCGGGCCTTGGCAGCCCATGGTGGTGACGGAGAGCAGATCAGCCTCCGCCTCAACGGCCATCCTCCTGGGGTGTGGGCCAATGGCAGCGCCCCCCAGCCCGAGCGGCGGCCCAACGGCTACACCCTGGGGCTGGTGAGTGGAGGGAGTGCCCATGAGGCCCAGGGGGACATGGGGCTCCCCGATGTAGAGCTCCTCAGCCACGAGCTCAAGGGAGCATGCCCAGAGTCCCCCGGCCTTGAGGGTCCCCTGGCCCAGGATGGAGCGGGCGTGTCCTGA